The following is a genomic window from Miscanthus floridulus cultivar M001 chromosome 14, ASM1932011v1, whole genome shotgun sequence.
gcaagaatccatacccgacgggtatagcgggtacgggaacgttccctgtttacccgtccccgttatccattggggaacccgactatttgagctgccatgcgagtattaggcccaaagaagctcaacatagatattttggtccaaatctgaacagtcatatatagtttgtgtgttctaggaaccctcgttcaatttttcctcaccatctccgccagcagcacaagcatgcctgtctcacgagcgctcgtgcccctcgcttcctcagttcggtctctctgtcacctttgctcgtcctcctcgcaacctcgctccttctccttggcatctccgagactctgaCACTTATACCcgagtgaagaagaaacgtctccgattgcaaagctgcgaccccaagtgtccttgtttatcgggtatgcagtacccgtcgggtatctgttacccgaccgatacccgacgggtacggggatgggcaagaatctatacccgagacagttaatggggatggggacgggatgaattctccgtagcggggaagagaacgttccggcgatacccgacgggtatatacccgttgccatccttagttgggccctgtttagttcgTAACCATAATTTAGCACGCCATGGATTAGTCATGTCACAGTTTTTCCTGCAACTGATTGATTCACTGCCACAGCTATGATGCGCCAACTTTCTTATTAGCACCCGTCCTACATTCTATAGACTCATTTTTTTACAAACTTTGCCACAATTGTGGCTTCCACAACCAAAATCTGCAACTTCTAGCGAGGTGGGATTATCTTAGCGCTTAATAATCATGCGGCTTTAAGCATTTAAGAAGAGCACTTCTCGACCAATTGCCTCACCATTTCCATGTGCCTTGCACAGTTGGTACGCCGATCTTTACTGCACTAGGAGATCGAAGCGCACCAACCTGGTAGTGTTTGATTTTGCTCGCCACACTTTATGTGCCAGCCACGGTTTCCCAAAGGTTAATTAAGTGTGACAGACTACGATACCAACCAAACAGGCATTCATGTTGGCACAGGTGTGTGCTCATATGGATTCAATAATTGAGGATTCTTCCATGCGTTGCTACGGATTCAATGGTGCTCAATGATGAGCTCTGCAATGACGGCTTTTTGCGATGCCGCGGAGATGTGAACACATACCATAGACTACAATTACCTAGTTACTTTTTATTTGAAAACGAAAAAACATAGGTATTGGTTCCACGTCTTTTGGACTGTTCTACCTATCATATCTTCTAACATTTTCCTGTTAGTACCTTCTATTTTTTCACCATTTGATCTCTCTTGATGGAGGCAATTGGGGAAACATGCATGACCATGTGGAAACAGAATCCCTTGGAACAGGCCAACAGCCAACAGGGGTGTCTTCTTGTGCATTAGCATTGGATATGCTGGCGAGTCTAATGCCGGCGGCGAAGTGATGTGGTCTGAAGTAGTATGATGATGACAAGTCTCTTTCAATCCAAAATAACAAGCTGTTATCTATAAAGAGACTGGTCTAAGCTAAACACTTGGTCAGTTCCTTCCAATTACAAGTTTGTGACTTATAGTGTCCGTAGAAATTTGTACGGCTTATTATACGACGATTGACCATATATGTACCTACCTAGCTACACTTAGCTACTCTctctatatattatatatatatatatgcacaagtCAGTTGTTGGTTGATTATTCTTCTTCAAGCAAATATACAGATGACTGTTCTATAAAGTCTTCGACACCACAGAATGGTAGGTGGGTTCAACTCAAGTTGCATATATCTGTAATATTTGGCCTAAAAATGGGTGGAAAAATAATATACCCTCAAGTCGCCGTGAAATGATGCATCAGAGCTTGATTATTGGTCCAAATCTGAAAGGCATAAATATGATCAGTCCTTTTTTCTTTTGTTCGAGTCATGAACAGTAGAATGCCACACTGTGTGTTGACCAAACAAGACAAGACAAGAGACAAGATCCTTCCGTCCACGACCACAAGGAACAATGACCGCACTCATCCGTGTGCAATGGCGTACTGCCTTCTGGTCCCtgaaagtatatatatacaaaaCCCTTCAAGGCAATTGCAGTATATTCTAGAAAAACaagaacgtcttataatttgaaacgaatgGAATATTATTTAACTTTACTTGTGCTTTAACTTACTTTCTTGTGTGATTGCTTCGTTGTAATTTGTGGTTGCCGCTTCTACCATAACATTTTCATCCTTATGCTATCTTATATTATGCAACATCTCTCTCACCAGCAGTCTAAAAGGCAATTCTTTCATCATAACATAATCAGGCAAATCTCGTTCATAACATAATACTGCGATTATATATGGTAATTGTAGTTGTCCAGTTAGATCCAATTAGACGTTTAGAGATTCATTTTTCCTATCCATCAGTTGCCTGAAATTTGTTCTTTGTTCAAGCGATGTTGTTCATCCACATCGCTTCAAGATTTGTGCATCTTCAAAGGTGTGTCTGCTCATTTGATGGCTGATAtttcaggcacctgaaatatagcaGGACCTCAAGACAACAATGTTGTATTGGTGTATCGAGTATGGTACCGGCCGTGATAAGCTCGCACACAATGTTTTTTGCATTTCCACACGTTGCATGATGGCGATATTAGTTCACAAATGAAGGCCGAAGTAGTAGGCATACACACACACGAAAGCGATGGTTCAGTCCAACTCCATCCGCAGGTATTCCCTGATGAACATCACTTATAGTggtttttatatatatacatcCCCACCCTTGCAAGTCCCATTCAGTTCTGTACTGACTAACTGCAGGTGCAGGAACAAAAATGGGGCGATCGCCGTGCTGCGACAAGGCGGCGGTGAAGCGCGGGCCGTggacggaggaggaggacgtgCGGCTGCGGTCCTACATCGAGCGGCACGGCGGCAGCACCGCCGGGGGGTGGATGGCGCTGCCGCGGAAGGCCGGGCTGCGCCGGTGCGGCAAGAGCTGCCGCCTGCGGTGGCTCAACTACCTCCGCCCGGGCGTCCGGCACGGCGGCTTCTCGCCCGAGGAGGACCGCGTCATCTGCGCGCTCTACGCCGCCGTTGGCAGCAGGTGGTCCCTCATCGCCGCGCACCTCCCCGGGAGGACCGACAACGGCGTCAAGAACTACTGGAACACGCGCCTCAAGAAGCGCTTCCAACTCCTCTTCGCCGGCATGCCGCCACGGCGACTGCGCGACGCCGACGTTAGCGCGGTACCAGTGCCGCCGCCTTGGACCACCGGACTGCTGCGATGCGGTACTGGCGGCGGCGTTGATGACACGCGCATTATTGGTGCCGGCGGAGGCGGCAGCGGCTCGGACGACGGCATGGTCACCGGACGCACGAACGACGTCGTCGTGAGCCAGCAGCCTGCAGAAACCAGCAGCGGCTCGTGTGGACCTGCGGCGACGACAGAGCTCGACGAGATGTTCCGGTCGTCCATGGGCCTAATTAATGAagaatgaagaatctaatgaagaatgaagaatctaatgatacttagttgatATCATAAATGCTATTATTTTCTTATAtaaattggtcaaacttgaggaGCTTTGGCTCTCCAAGAAAGTTAGattgacttataatttaggacgaAGAGAGTAGCAAACATGCTCGTACGTTGCAATGAGATGCATAATTAGTTTTAGCGTTGTTCATGCCAATAATAATgagttagttatttttttatttaattgGGCTTGACCCAACCATAAACTAAATACATTTCAATACTTGTAATAAATGCTAGTGCAATAAAAGAATAATCTCGTATGGAAAATTGATAGGAGATTGACTCAAATAGATGGCTAATGTGTGACCTATTCTGAGTTTGAAAAGGTGGAAGACAAGCTTCTGCATATGCCTCATGACACTAACAGACTTGAGCAACTAGACCATAACATGAGTGTGGTGTGGTGCCGAGCTGCCGATGAAGGATTTGCAGCTCTAAACTAAAAGCGAGAAGGGTGAAAGAGCAATGATGGATCAATGGACGGAAAGCGGAAGGAGTGAGACAAGCGGTTGACAGACCAATAAACGGAAGACAGAAGAGTGAGAGACGGACGAGTAAGAGAGTAAAAGATGAAAGAAAAGAATTTTCACTATTTAAGTTAGTTACAGATATAGATACATATTGTCAAATAAACATGATACTCCGCTGGCAGTGATAGGGTAGCCATTCTCAAACCCAGCTATGAAGTAGCAAAttgagggcatgtttggatgccCATGTATTGACCTCAACTCATATGTGTTGAAGTGGTTGTTGTGAAATTTAAGCTAAATTCCACATCAAACTACTCCAACACACatggattgaggtgaatacaTGCGTATTCAAACAAGGCCTGAGCGGTCTTGTTTTTAACAATGGAGAGTTAAAACTCCCAACACGTACACGTCGTACCACTGGGCTATCCACACGTTCTCAATTTACACAGCTTGTGGGTATACTACTCGGCCTTCGTTGACACATTGtttcccaaactttatttgcctAACTAATACGAGTATGTGGCTAATGCGTCTATGACAGTAGAGCATAGAGGTAAAGAAACATCATGCTAAACCACAATTATCGTAGAGAACCACAAATACTCAGGTCTCTGCTAGTACATATCACACGTGAAAGAAAAAAACTTCAACGCACCCCCCTCCCCCGCGTCGTCTCCCCGAGGCGACTCGGGGGGCGACACCCAGTGCCGCcgcatgccccccccccccccccccccagccagCTCCCTCGGCCGCCGGTGCTGCTCGCCGACGAGCGGCGGCGGCCTGCGGTGCCGCTCAACAAGGCAACCTCCGCACCTCCTCCCTTCCCCCACCCTCTCCCATCTTTCTGATGCCAAGCTTTTCTCTACTTCCATGGCAGCCGAAGATGACTGGCGACGAGGCGGCAACTATTCATACTCCTATTGTGACCTTGAGCGAACCACAAGGGTTCAGGCTGTAGGTGTGTGGCAGATGTTGTCATGCCGGTGGTTCGCTTGTGTTGTGGGTGTAGTGCATGCAGGTCTTTGTGGATTCTAGGTGAAATCCTTGCCCAGCATGTTGCTGGTGCCGGTGATGATGGCGCCCTCGGGCGTCATGTTCCTCGTTGAAGGCATCGTCAAAGATCCAACTGGTGCCTTTAGGTGTGTGGTCTCTGGGTGAAAACCCAAATCCAGTGTGCCTGGACAAAGCAATGGTGGCATCTTTAGATGTCATTCCCTTCCTGGAGGTATTGATTTGGAGACCACCTACAACCAGGTCATTCAGTCATCTCTTCGCCCAATTCATGCCCACCCCCCTATATGCTTGCACAAGTTCTAGCCGGCAAGTTGTCGTTGCCAGTGCCTTGCTCTGCCATTCTTCATATGTTCCTTCATTGCATTGCCTCACCAAATGCCGGGGTGGCGAGACCATGATCCCCTCTCTCTTGGATCTCCTCGTTCTCCTTTTGCCGGCCCTCCCTCCTTTGAGGTTTCCTCCCCTGAATAGGTGTTGGCGGGCATCGATTGGGCCCCGAATGTGCTTCAAAGACAATGTATTCACGACTGTCGTCTGTCAGACTCGACTCGAAGCTTAACAGTCGCTTTTGGAATGGAGGTTGCCGGAGTACAGTCACCTGGTGGTGGTGTTTTGTTGTTGAACAACTTAGTGTTAGTGTTTGTTTCGTTTGTGTTGTGTACTTTTCTAGCCTTCTTTGTATATCTGGGTTCATGACCCAACCATGTAACTGGCGCCTGGCGCCCTCCATTCCCAGATTCGCCGACATCAGTGGAAAATATTCAGGTGGGGACTATTGTCCCTCCCGGTGACTTCTCAAGAAAACCCACAATTACTCACCTAGAACACTAAAAAAAATATGTGCTCAACTAAGAGCAAATATAATAAAGGACTATAAATGAATTTTATGTTGGGGTGAAGAGAGAACGAAGCGAAACGTGGACTTATAGCTATTAATGCATGATCTAAGAAACTTTGTAAGAGAAGAAAATAGACCATATATTAATGATGAAGTATGCTATACGTTGTAATAGTTGACTTTATATGGGTGGGCTAAGAGATGGCCTATGACCCTGCAAGCTAAGGCACAAGTTTAGGCTGTCGCACAGAAAATCACAAGAAAGATGAGCTACATTCATACATCATGTATACGTGCGTCAGCCGCGAGTAAACTGTTAGTCGCCCTCGTCAGGTTCTAAACAACAAGAGTATCTCCTCCCGACCTGCCGACCAGCTAGCTGCTCGATCACTGGCTCTAACCATTGAGCCACATGCCTGAACTTGCAACATCACCAAGGGTCGCCATCGATGACCTGGTACGCGCCGTACCTTTGAAACTTGAGCTAGTGGTGACGTACCTCTGAAGACTCGGGCAGGAAACTtcaaaaaatatacatatatgaaGTGCACAACTCATCACTGACTTCAGCAACTGCTTCTCCACTCTTGGTCAAGCTTGGAATCGGATGAGCTCGTGTAGAATTTCATGGTCACAACTCACAACTCAACAGCACGTCTCTTCAATCTTTTATATATGGAGATGCACTTTAGTCAAATTCAAATGAACACACACAGCACGCAGTCAGGTACTTCGTTCGATACAGCGGGCAAGCGGCACTGCTGCCGAACCAAGCTAGGTCCAGCATAGCCTTTTAGCCTGTGGAAGAGAAGGCAATATGTACAAGACAAATACCATGCAACAATTGACTTACAAATTGGGTGCAAAAAGAAATAAAAACACCACCAACACTCAGCAAACATGTAAATAGGTGGTCAGTCAGATATTGTGCAGCAGATAACTCTCTCAAATCAAAGCCACGATCGATCTGAGggaggaaaaaaaaaaaactgctggTAAGTTCCCCAGAATGTCAGACCCTTGTCAATGCACCGGCAGCAGCAAGAAGCTTATTTCCATTCAAGGAAGGAACAGTGAAAAAGATTGCAATATACTATAAATAAAGAGGGCAGGATACCAACAGAGACGAAGCAAATATTCACTGCAATCTGTGTGAAGAACAATACAAAAGATGACCCCCTTGAGAGATCTTGATGACTAGGCCGATGCTGACTGTGAAGTTTGGTACAGGAATATGATTCCCAACAGCTGCAGATATGCAGATACCAGCTCAATGCTGTGCTAAGAACCTCCACTAAGTACAAGATGATGGCACATGCTCCTTGACAACATGGATTCGACTACAGTCCCAATCTAACATGCTTACAGGCAGTCAGGGTACCGACAGCTCTAAAGACCAATTAGTATAATCCTCAATACCTCAATATGATTGGTGCATGAAGGCTAACAGACCTGCTAAAGTTGCCAGGCTCAATCACACAGACCAATGGAGAGGAGGAACATTATATATATAGATCACTTTGGCTACATTAATCTCTTACAACAAAACCATGAGCATTACATCAATGTGCAACGCTAATGTTTGAGTAGCTGAATCTGACTAAAATGCAGAACCACTAACTCATCCATGCGACAACTCAAAACAACAAAATTGTGCCTCAACACTCATGATGATGCTCTCATATAGATTTCTACGTTAACCCTTTTCTTTTCTTAAGGAAGGGTCGTATATGCATGTATGTCTCTGTACATTTATATAGCCAACAGGCAAAAGGGGTTAACAGCTAACAACTATCCGATTTTCTGTTCTGATAAACCTCTTTTCTGCAATCTGATCAGGAAAGTAACCGACCTCACAGCATGCCGGAGACGGTTAACAGGGAGTCCTTTTAGTGTTGGGTGAGACAGGTCCTTCTTGGGATCCTCGCAGGTTTCTTTGCCACTGGACTCACCCGAGGTAGAACCTTGCTCCTCATCCCCGCCAACAATTTCAATTTTCTCCAAGGGTACATCTACGGTGTCAGGGAACTGGCAATAAGCAGAATGAAGTCCGTGGTGAATTTCATCTATTCTTCCTGACCGTTCATcttccctgtccatgtcgattaaATCCTACAAAATCACATTACAGCAGTCAACGTCACAAGATAGGAAATCAGTGTCACGAAAACTCTAGTCCTCAATTATTTTCTATGCTCTAGTAAAACCCATGTAGATCTAGACATGACATAATTTAAGGAACTAATATTACCTGTGCTGGAAAAGTCTTGAATAATGGAAGAAGTCGGTTTCTGCAGTACTGGTTAAATAAAAGAGTAAGGATGATAAGAGGTATGGTGAAGCCTGCAGCTACTGGCGATTCTTTGAGTCCAAATACACCAAGGCAGATGATCTGGGTGAGCACAAGAGAGAATATGACTGTGCTGCATGCAATTGGCCAATACAAACCACCTGTGTCGTATCTTGTTCGATACACATTGAGCAACTGAAAAGAACACAACTAGTAGATAAATTTGAGgtaaataacaaaaaaaaaatctctagCTTCTCACCTGATTGCGGTAGACAACATAACCAAGGCAAAAGTACACCAGCAGAAAAGGTAAGATCAGAGGAGCCAGCACAGACAATGTGAATCCCAATAGTCCAACAAACAGAACTTTTGGTACTTCTGTGTGGTAGGGAAATGAGGGAACGAATTCTGTATCTTCTCTCATTCTCAGAACATATTTCCTTATAAAGTTCCATATCAGACCAAAGAGCTGCATAACTTCAGATGACAAACTAGCCCATCCTGAGGTCAGGACATAGGTGATGAAGAAGGTGGCCTGGAATAAAATTAGATTTACAGAAAAGCAAAACAAATTAGATAAAAATTAAATACAGAATGAATATAGTATCTTTCCACATGCAACAAATGTATCTTAATCAAAGTCTTGTTCTTTCTATGGCATGAACCAAAAAAAAGATGTGATTTACCTGTCCAGGTACAGCTTTAGCAAGCTGGACAGGTATGTCCTTTGGGCTTGATAACACGTTCAATTGACTTATGACA
Proteins encoded in this region:
- the LOC136504027 gene encoding transcription factor RAX2-like, producing the protein MGRSPCCDKAAVKRGPWTEEEDVRLRSYIERHGGSTAGGWMALPRKAGLRRCGKSCRLRWLNYLRPGVRHGGFSPEEDRVICALYAAVGSRWSLIAAHLPGRTDNGVKNYWNTRLKKRFQLLFAGMPPRRLRDADVSAVPVPPPWTTGLLRCGTGGGVDDTRIIGAGGGGSGSDDGMVTGRTNDVVVSQQPAETSSGSCGPAATTELDEMFRSSMGLINEE